Below is a genomic region from Rouxiella chamberiensis.
CGATCAAAGTCGGCATTATGAGCGGTGAAGATGAAGATGTATGGCGTGAGGTCATCAAGCAGGCTGCCGCAAAAGGCCTGACGGTGAAAACCGTTATCTTCAATGATTACAATCAGCCCAATGAGGCGCTTCAGGAGAACCGAGGTCGACGCCAACGCCTTCCAGCATCAGCCTTTCCTCAACAACCAGATTAAGGTGAATCACTACGATATCGTGCGCGTAGGCGATACCGCCGTCTGGCCCATCGGGCTGTATTCCAAAAAAGTGAAATCGGCCAAAGCGTTCAAGGACGGAGCCACTATCGGCGTGCCGAACGATCCGTCCAATGAGGCGCGTGCGTTGGTACTGCTTGAGCAGGAAGGGTTGCTGAAACTCAAACCGGGTGCGGGCATTGCGGCGACGACCGCAGACATTACCGACAATCCGCGTCATCTCAAAATCAAGGAGCTGGATTCCGGCATCATCGGCCGGTCGGTACCTGACCTGGATGCCGCGGTCGTCAACACAGACTGGGCGCTCAAGAGCGGTCTGACTCAGGCGGATCGCATCGCGCAGGAGCCGACGAAGAATAATCCCTACACCAACTTTATTGCCGTGAAGAAAGAAAATGTCAACGCGACGTGGGTCAAGACATTGGTCAGCGCCTATCAGAATGACGCCGTAAAAGCCGAATTCGATAAAGTATATAAAGGCACGGGTGTCACCACCTGGTAATCACCTGAGTTGTAAGAGGAAAAAGCATGACAGTCATTTCCGAGACCGAGGCGCATTTCACCGCCGACTCGGCGCAGGATAAAAAAGCCCTGTCGCCTGCGGTCAGTGCAACACGCCCCGCCGCCGGCGATTTCTCGTCCGAAGAGCCGGGCGACGTGGTGCGCCTTCATCGCGTGAATCGTCGCTTTGGCGCTACGCAGGCGCTCAAGGAGGTGTCATTGACCGTCAAGCGCGGTGAAATCGTAGGCATCATCGGGCGCAGCGGCGCGGGGAAATCGACACTCATCCGCTGTCTTAACGGCCTTGAACGCCCGGACGACGGCGTTATCGAAATTGAAGGTCAGGCCATTACCGGCCTGAACGAAAAACAGTTGCAGTCGGTACGCAGTCGCGTTGGCATGGTGTTTCAGCATTTTAATCTGCTGTCGGCCAAGACCGTTGAACAGAATGTGGCACTGCCGCTGAAAATTGCCGGTTACGACAAGGCGCAGCGCAAGGCGCGCGTGACCGAACTGCTGGCGCTGGTCGGGCTGGAGGACAAGGCGGCGCAATATCCGGCGGCTCTTTCGGGGGGCAGAAACAGCGCGTCGGGATTGCCCGCGCGCTGGCGGCCAATCCGGCGTTGCTACTGTGTGACGAGGCGACTTCCGCGCTGGATCCCGAAACGACCCGCTCCATTCTGGCGCTGTTGCAGTCGCTTAATCAGCAACTCGGCATCACTGTGCTGCTGATTACCCACGAGATGGAAGTCATTAAAAAGGTCGCGCATCGGGTGGCGGTGTTAAACGGCGGCGAAATCGTCGAGCAGGGGCCGGTATGGCAGGTGTTTGCGCATCCGCAGTCGGCGCTGACGCGCACCTTGCTGAGCGGACTGCTGCCGCAACTCCCTGAATCGATTTCGGAATCTTTGTCGAAGGAGCGTCGCGGCGACGCAATTTACAGCGTTCATTATGCCGCGCAGGATAGCGACGGGCAAAGTCGGCAAGGCGAAATTCTTACGCTGATGGCCTCCGAGCTGGCCGGTCGGTTTCGTCTGATTCAGGGCGGTGTCGATCACATCCAGCACTATGCCGTGGTGCGCTTCTTCTTCTCGGTACCGATAGCGAATGCCGAGTCTGAACAGACTATTTTAACCTGGTTGCAGCAGCACCAGGCCGACGTGGAGTTGATGGGTTATGTCACCAGTCATGCTTGATTTACTGATCAATGCGATAGAAGAGACGCTGTTGATGACGGCAGTCTCCGGCCTG
It encodes:
- a CDS encoding MetQ/NlpA family ABC transporter substrate-binding protein; amino-acid sequence: MRSLLTLSPKKRSRAVLLAAASVALISGAVAPLSAAHAADKTSIKVGIMSGEDEDVWREVIKQAAAKGLTVKTVIFNDYNQPNEALQENRGRRQRLPASAFPQQPD
- a CDS encoding MetQ/NlpA family lipoprotein — encoded protein: MRRFRRTEVDANAFQHQPFLNNQIKVNHYDIVRVGDTAVWPIGLYSKKVKSAKAFKDGATIGVPNDPSNEARALVLLEQEGLLKLKPGAGIAATTADITDNPRHLKIKELDSGIIGRSVPDLDAAVVNTDWALKSGLTQADRIAQEPTKNNPYTNFIAVKKENVNATWVKTLVSAYQNDAVKAEFDKVYKGTGVTTW